In Streptomyces sp. NBC_01439, the following are encoded in one genomic region:
- the secE gene encoding preprotein translocase subunit SecE, whose product MTDALGSIDMPDAEDETREKKARKGGKRGKKGPLGRLALFYRQIVAELRKVVWPTRNQLTTYTTVVIVFVIIMIGLVTVIDFGFEKAIKFVFG is encoded by the coding sequence GTGACGGACGCCCTGGGCTCCATCGACATGCCTGACGCCGAGGACGAGACGCGCGAGAAGAAGGCCCGCAAGGGCGGTAAGCGCGGCAAGAAGGGTCCTCTGGGTCGACTCGCGCTCTTCTACCGCCAGATCGTCGCGGAACTCCGCAAGGTTGTCTGGCCGACTCGCAACCAGCTCACGACGTACACCACCGTGGTGATTGTCTTCGTGATCATCATGATCGGTCTGGTGACCGTGATTGACTTTGGGTTCGAAAAAGCCATCAAGTTCGTCTTCGGCTGA
- a CDS encoding UDP-N-acetylmuramate dehydrogenase produces MWPRRDARGTDRTLVHVQELHDAPLAPLTTFRLGGPAARLVTATTDAEVVATVRAADESGTPLLVIGGGSNLVIGDRGFDGTALRIATTGFTLDGTTLELAAGENWSDAVARTVEAGLAGIECLAGVPGSAGATPIQNVGAYGQEVCDTITEVVAYDRTTGETVTLGAAECAFRYRNSTFKDQPDRYVVLRVRFALEDAGGLSAPIKYPETARALGVEAGDRVPAATARETVLRLRAGKGMVLDPADHDTWSAGSFFHNPILTDEAYAAFLTRVQDRLGPDTAPPPAYPAGDGRTKTSAAWLIDKAGFTKGYGTGPARISTKHTLALTNRGEATTEDLLALAREVVAGVHAAFGVTLVNEPVTVGVSI; encoded by the coding sequence CTGTGGCCCCGCAGGGATGCGAGGGGCACGGACCGTACTCTTGTCCACGTGCAGGAACTCCACGATGCCCCCCTCGCCCCGCTGACCACCTTCCGTCTCGGTGGTCCCGCCGCCCGCCTGGTCACCGCGACCACCGACGCCGAGGTCGTCGCCACCGTGCGCGCCGCGGACGAGAGCGGCACCCCGCTCCTGGTCATCGGTGGCGGCAGCAACCTGGTCATCGGCGACCGGGGCTTCGACGGAACCGCCCTGCGCATCGCGACCACCGGCTTCACCCTCGACGGAACCACCCTGGAACTCGCCGCGGGCGAGAACTGGAGCGACGCCGTCGCCCGCACCGTCGAGGCCGGCCTCGCCGGCATCGAGTGCCTCGCGGGGGTCCCCGGCTCGGCCGGCGCCACCCCCATCCAGAACGTCGGTGCGTACGGCCAGGAAGTCTGCGACACCATCACCGAGGTCGTCGCCTACGACCGCACCACCGGAGAAACGGTCACCCTGGGCGCTGCCGAGTGCGCCTTCCGTTACCGCAACAGCACCTTCAAGGACCAGCCCGACCGCTACGTCGTCCTGCGCGTGCGCTTCGCCCTGGAGGACGCCGGCGGCCTGTCCGCGCCGATCAAGTACCCCGAGACCGCCCGCGCCCTCGGCGTCGAAGCCGGCGACCGGGTCCCCGCCGCCACCGCCCGCGAGACGGTGCTGCGCCTGCGCGCCGGCAAGGGCATGGTCCTCGACCCCGCCGACCACGACACCTGGTCGGCCGGCTCCTTCTTCCACAACCCGATCCTGACCGACGAGGCCTACGCGGCCTTCCTCACCCGCGTCCAGGACCGCCTCGGCCCCGACACCGCCCCGCCGCCCGCGTACCCCGCCGGCGACGGCCGTACGAAGACCAGCGCGGCCTGGCTGATCGACAAGGCCGGTTTCACCAAGGGCTACGGCACCGGCCCGGCGCGCATCTCCACCAAGCACACCCTCGCCCTCACCAACCGCGGCGAGGCCACCACAGAGGACCTCCTCGCCCTGGCCCGCGAGGTCGTCGCGGGCGTCCACGCGGCCTTCGGCGTCACCCTGGTCAACGAGCCGGTGACGGTCGGCGTCAGCATCTGA
- a CDS encoding DUF3574 domain-containing protein — translation MKWTSDTRGKVGGGVLAALLGAGIPALVGAALHTDVGEPYQETRLYFGTQRTDGRDPVEEREFMRFLDLEITPAFPEGLTLHDGYGQWRGQDGKTVRETSYEVVLLYPEKEADERSTRIERIRQAYEDRYQQDSVGRSDDKVSAGF, via the coding sequence GTGAAATGGACATCTGACACGCGCGGGAAGGTCGGCGGCGGAGTGCTCGCGGCCCTGCTCGGCGCTGGGATCCCGGCCCTGGTGGGAGCGGCCCTCCACACGGACGTGGGGGAGCCCTACCAGGAGACCCGGCTCTACTTCGGCACCCAACGGACCGACGGACGCGACCCGGTCGAAGAACGCGAGTTCATGCGGTTCCTGGACCTGGAGATCACCCCCGCCTTCCCCGAAGGACTGACCCTCCACGACGGGTACGGCCAGTGGCGCGGTCAGGACGGCAAGACCGTCCGCGAGACCTCGTACGAGGTGGTCCTGCTCTACCCGGAGAAGGAAGCCGACGAGCGCAGCACGCGCATCGAACGGATCCGGCAGGCGTACGAGGACCGGTACCAACAGGATTCCGTCGGCCGGTCCGACGACAAGGTCAGCGCCGGGTTCTGA
- a CDS encoding MFS transporter, with amino-acid sequence MHTQDAKDTKLRGPAVWALVLTGVASFMAALDNLVVTTALPAIREDLGGKLEDLEWTVNAYTLTFAVLLMFGAALGDRFGRRRLFIVGLTVFTGASAAAALSTGIDALIAARAVQGVGAAIMMPLTLTLLTAAVPAARRGVALGIYGAVTGLAVASGPLIGGSLTEHISWQWIFWLNVPIGLALIPLARLRLAESTAPGARLDVPGTLLISGGLFGIVYALVNANSEGWTSTPVLTGLIVGSALVGGFIHHGFNNANPMLPMRLFRDRGFLGINLASLLMYLGMFGSIFLLSQFLQGVAGYSPTEAGLRMLPWTGMPMIVAPLAGILSDRIGGRPVVAAGLAFQALGLGWFAAILSADVSYAAQLPPLILSGIGMALYFAPAANVLMSTVAPADQGKASGANNALREVGGALGVAVLASVFSAQGGYESPQAFTDGTIPALWIGGGAVALAAALALLVPGKDKAAQAPEVRPAAVPDKVPAAG; translated from the coding sequence GTGCACACGCAAGACGCCAAGGACACCAAGCTCCGCGGGCCCGCCGTCTGGGCCCTCGTCCTCACCGGCGTGGCCAGCTTCATGGCCGCGCTCGACAACCTGGTCGTCACCACCGCCCTCCCCGCCATCCGCGAGGACCTCGGCGGCAAGCTGGAGGACCTGGAGTGGACGGTGAACGCGTACACGCTCACCTTCGCCGTCCTCCTGATGTTCGGCGCCGCCCTCGGGGACCGCTTCGGCCGCCGACGGCTGTTCATCGTCGGCCTCACGGTCTTCACCGGCGCCTCCGCCGCAGCCGCCCTCTCGACCGGCATCGACGCGCTCATCGCCGCCCGCGCCGTGCAGGGCGTCGGCGCAGCGATCATGATGCCGCTCACGCTCACCCTGCTCACCGCCGCCGTTCCGGCCGCCCGCCGCGGCGTGGCCCTCGGGATCTACGGGGCCGTCACCGGCCTCGCCGTCGCCAGTGGCCCCCTCATCGGCGGCAGCCTCACCGAGCACATCTCCTGGCAGTGGATCTTCTGGCTCAACGTGCCGATAGGCCTGGCCCTGATCCCGCTCGCCCGCCTGCGCCTCGCCGAGTCCACCGCCCCCGGCGCGCGCCTCGACGTCCCGGGCACCCTGCTCATCAGCGGCGGCCTCTTCGGCATCGTCTACGCCCTGGTCAACGCCAACTCCGAGGGCTGGACCAGCACCCCCGTCCTGACCGGCCTGATCGTCGGCTCCGCGCTCGTCGGCGGTTTCATCCACCACGGCTTCAACAACGCCAACCCCATGCTCCCCATGCGGCTCTTCCGTGACCGCGGCTTCCTCGGGATCAACCTGGCCAGCCTGCTGATGTACCTCGGCATGTTCGGCTCGATCTTCCTGCTCAGCCAGTTCCTCCAGGGCGTCGCCGGTTACTCGCCCACCGAAGCCGGACTGCGCATGCTCCCCTGGACCGGAATGCCGATGATCGTCGCCCCGCTGGCCGGGATCCTCTCCGACCGCATCGGCGGCCGTCCCGTCGTCGCCGCCGGGCTCGCCTTCCAGGCCCTCGGTCTCGGCTGGTTCGCGGCGATCCTGAGCGCGGACGTCTCGTACGCGGCCCAGCTCCCGCCGCTGATCCTCAGCGGGATCGGCATGGCCCTCTACTTCGCCCCCGCCGCCAACGTCCTGATGTCCACCGTCGCCCCGGCCGACCAGGGCAAGGCCTCCGGCGCCAACAACGCGCTGCGCGAGGTCGGCGGAGCCCTCGGCGTCGCGGTCCTGGCCTCGGTCTTCTCCGCCCAGGGCGGCTACGAGTCCCCGCAGGCCTTCACCGACGGCACCATCCCCGCCCTGTGGATCGGCGGCGGCGCGGTCGCCCTCGCCGCCGCACTGGCCCTGTTGGTGCCCGGCAAGGACAAGGCCGCCCAGGCTCCCGAAGTCCGGCCCGCCGCCGTCCCGGACAAGGTCCCCGCCGCCGGCTGA
- a CDS encoding adenosine deaminase has translation MEHARDLTLLPKAHLHLHFTGSMRPSTLLELADKYGVRLPDALTAGEPPKLRATDERGWFRFQRLYDAARSCLREPDDIRRLVREAAEEDVRDGSGWLEIQVDPTSYAPLLGGMIPAVEIILDAVDAASRETGLGMRVLIAANRMKHPLDARTLARLAVRYADRGIVGFGLSNDERRGMARDFDRAFAIAREGGLLAAPHGGELTGPSSVRDCLDDLHASRIGHGVRAAEDPRLLKRLADRQITCEVCPASNVALGVYERPEDVPLRTLFEAGVPMALGADDPLLFGSRLAAQYEIARRHHAFTDAELAELARQSVRGSAAPDDVQAKLLAGIDHWLTG, from the coding sequence ATGGAGCACGCACGCGATCTCACGCTTCTGCCCAAGGCCCACCTCCACCTGCACTTCACCGGGTCGATGCGGCCGTCGACCCTGCTGGAGCTCGCCGACAAGTACGGCGTGCGCCTCCCCGACGCCCTCACGGCCGGGGAGCCGCCCAAGCTCCGCGCCACCGACGAGCGCGGCTGGTTCCGCTTCCAGCGGCTCTACGACGCCGCCCGCTCCTGCCTGCGCGAGCCCGACGACATCCGGCGCCTGGTCCGCGAAGCCGCGGAGGAGGACGTACGGGACGGCAGCGGGTGGCTGGAGATCCAAGTGGATCCCACCTCCTACGCCCCCCTGCTCGGCGGGATGATCCCGGCCGTCGAGATCATCCTCGATGCCGTCGACGCGGCCTCCCGCGAGACCGGCCTCGGCATGCGGGTCCTCATCGCCGCCAACCGCATGAAGCACCCCCTCGACGCCCGCACCCTCGCCCGGCTCGCCGTCCGCTACGCCGACCGCGGCATCGTCGGCTTCGGTCTCTCCAACGACGAGCGCCGCGGCATGGCCCGCGACTTCGACCGGGCCTTCGCCATCGCCCGCGAGGGCGGCCTCCTCGCCGCACCGCACGGCGGCGAACTCACCGGCCCATCCTCCGTCCGCGACTGCCTCGACGACCTGCACGCCTCCCGCATCGGGCACGGGGTCCGGGCCGCCGAGGATCCCCGGCTGCTCAAGCGGCTCGCCGACCGGCAGATCACCTGCGAGGTCTGCCCGGCCTCCAACGTCGCCCTCGGGGTCTACGAGCGGCCCGAGGACGTCCCGCTGCGCACCCTCTTCGAGGCCGGGGTCCCCATGGCGCTGGGCGCCGACGACCCGCTGCTCTTCGGGTCCCGGCTCGCGGCCCAGTACGAGATCGCCCGCCGCCACCACGCCTTCACGGACGCGGAACTGGCCGAGCTGGCACGCCAGTCGGTGCGCGGCAGCGCGGCGCCCGACGACGTGCAGGCGAAGCTGCTGGCGGGAATCGACCACTGGCTCACCGGGTGA
- the rpmG gene encoding 50S ribosomal protein L33, with protein MAATDVRPKITLACVECKERNYITKKNRRNNPDRLEMKKHCPRCNSHTAHRETR; from the coding sequence GTGGCTGCCACCGACGTCCGCCCGAAGATCACGCTGGCCTGCGTGGAGTGCAAGGAGCGGAACTACATCACCAAGAAGAACCGGCGTAACAACCCGGACCGTCTTGAGATGAAGAAGCACTGCCCGCGCTGCAACTCGCACACCGCGCACCGCGAGACCCGCTGA
- a CDS encoding YajQ family cyclic di-GMP-binding protein, translating to MADSSFDIVSKVERQEVDNALNQAAKELSQRYDFKGTGATIAWSGEKILMEANSEERVKAVLDVFETKLVKRGISLKALDAGEPQLSGKEYKIFATIEEGISQENAKKVAKVIRDEGPKGVKAQVQGEELRVSSKSRDDLQEVQALLKGKDLDFAIQFVNYR from the coding sequence ATGGCCGACTCCAGTTTCGACATCGTCTCGAAGGTCGAGCGGCAGGAGGTCGACAACGCCCTCAACCAGGCCGCCAAGGAGCTCTCGCAGCGTTACGACTTCAAGGGCACCGGCGCCACCATCGCCTGGTCCGGCGAGAAGATCCTGATGGAGGCGAACTCCGAGGAGCGCGTGAAGGCCGTCCTCGACGTCTTCGAGACCAAGCTGGTCAAGCGCGGGATCTCGCTGAAGGCGCTGGACGCCGGGGAGCCGCAGCTGTCCGGCAAGGAGTACAAGATCTTCGCCACGATCGAGGAGGGCATCTCCCAGGAGAACGCCAAGAAGGTCGCGAAGGTCATCCGGGACGAGGGTCCCAAGGGCGTCAAGGCCCAGGTCCAGGGCGAGGAGCTGCGCGTCAGCTCCAAGAGCCGTGACGACCTCCAGGAGGTCCAGGCGCTGCTCAAGGGCAAGGACCTGGACTTCGCGATCCAGTTCGTGAACTACCGCTGA
- a CDS encoding MaoC family dehydratase N-terminal domain-containing protein: MALDQSFVGRSYPPTDPYEVGREKIREFAAAVGDTNPVYSDPEAAKSYGYPDVIAPPTFVFAITFKAAGQVVEDPQLGLDYSRVVHGDQKFAYSRPVRAGDRLSVVSTIESVKSLAGNDVIDIRGEVHDETGEHVVTAWTKLVSRAPEEA; the protein is encoded by the coding sequence ATGGCTCTCGACCAGTCCTTCGTGGGGCGGAGCTACCCGCCCACCGATCCGTACGAGGTCGGCCGGGAGAAGATCCGCGAATTCGCGGCTGCGGTGGGTGACACCAATCCCGTCTACAGCGACCCCGAAGCCGCGAAGTCGTACGGCTACCCCGATGTGATCGCTCCGCCGACTTTTGTGTTTGCGATCACTTTCAAGGCCGCCGGCCAGGTCGTCGAGGACCCGCAGCTGGGACTGGACTACAGCCGCGTCGTGCACGGTGACCAGAAGTTCGCGTACTCCCGTCCGGTGCGAGCCGGTGACCGGCTGTCGGTGGTCTCCACCATCGAGTCCGTGAAGTCGCTCGCGGGCAATGACGTCATCGACATCCGCGGCGAGGTCCACGACGAGACCGGCGAGCACGTGGTGACGGCGTGGACGAAGCTCGTCTCCCGCGCCCCCGAGGAGGCCTGA
- a CDS encoding MaoC family dehydratase produces the protein MAAQIQYAEVEVGTELPAASFPVTRATLVQYAGASGDFNPIHWNEKFAKEVGLPDVIAHGMFTMAEAIRVVTDWVGDPGAVVEYGVRFTRPVVVPNDDQGGLIEVTAKVAAKLDDNRVRVDLTAMSAGQKVLGMSRAVVELA, from the coding sequence ATGGCAGCGCAGATCCAGTACGCCGAGGTTGAGGTCGGCACCGAGCTGCCGGCGGCGTCCTTCCCCGTGACGCGCGCCACGCTCGTCCAGTACGCGGGCGCCTCGGGCGACTTCAACCCGATCCACTGGAACGAGAAGTTCGCCAAGGAGGTCGGACTGCCGGACGTGATCGCGCACGGCATGTTCACCATGGCCGAGGCGATCCGCGTGGTCACCGACTGGGTCGGCGACCCGGGCGCGGTGGTCGAGTACGGCGTGCGCTTCACCAGGCCGGTCGTGGTCCCCAACGACGACCAGGGCGGGCTGATCGAGGTCACCGCGAAGGTCGCCGCGAAGCTGGACGACAACCGGGTCCGGGTCGACCTGACGGCCATGAGCGCGGGCCAGAAGGTCCTGGGCATGTCCCGCGCGGTGGTCGAACTGGCCTGA
- a CDS encoding amidohydrolase family protein, producing the protein MSDSQPQQPFQSPRSGNGNAAAAEATTLLLTGARLTDGRTVDVRLGGGRIQAVGTTGSLPSPTPARVDLTGYLLLPAPAEPHAHGDTALTADAEGPVSYAPDEVQRRATESALLQLGHGATAVRSHVRIGDVHGLAPMEAVLQARRSLRGLADLTAVAVPRLLTGVAGADGLAMLRDAVKMGASVIGGCPDLDPDPTGFLEAVLELAAEHGCPVDLHTDGDDPGRLARLAAMAGGLRPGVTVGPCGGLSRLPLDAAARAADQLAAAGVRVTCLPQGDCAALERRGLRTAPVRLLRAAGVRVAAGSGALRDAGNPVGRGDPLEAAYLLASQGGLRAGEAYESVSSCAREAMGLPEVRVEAGFPAELLAVRGDRIAGVLSLAYSRIVIHRGRVVARTSAVREYCDSAVAVALDLPRQGRTETGP; encoded by the coding sequence ATGTCCGACAGCCAGCCGCAGCAGCCGTTCCAATCGCCCCGCAGCGGAAACGGCAACGCGGCCGCAGCCGAGGCCACCACCCTGCTGCTCACGGGCGCTCGCCTCACCGACGGCCGCACCGTCGACGTCCGCCTCGGGGGCGGCCGGATCCAGGCCGTCGGCACCACGGGCAGCCTCCCCTCGCCCACGCCGGCCCGGGTGGACCTGACCGGCTACCTGCTGCTCCCCGCCCCCGCCGAGCCGCACGCCCACGGGGACACCGCGCTGACCGCCGACGCCGAGGGGCCCGTCTCCTACGCCCCCGACGAGGTCCAGCGCCGGGCTACCGAATCCGCCCTGCTCCAGCTCGGCCACGGCGCCACCGCGGTCCGCTCGCACGTCCGCATCGGCGACGTGCACGGCCTCGCCCCCATGGAAGCCGTGCTCCAGGCCCGCCGCTCCCTGCGCGGGCTCGCCGACCTCACCGCCGTGGCCGTACCTCGGCTGCTGACCGGGGTGGCCGGTGCGGACGGGCTGGCCATGCTGCGGGACGCGGTCAAGATGGGCGCCTCCGTGATCGGCGGCTGCCCGGATCTGGACCCGGACCCGACGGGCTTCCTCGAAGCCGTCCTGGAACTCGCCGCCGAGCACGGCTGCCCCGTGGATCTGCACACCGACGGTGACGACCCGGGCCGCCTCGCCCGGCTCGCGGCGATGGCCGGCGGGCTGCGCCCCGGAGTGACCGTCGGCCCTTGTGGTGGCTTGTCCAGGCTCCCGCTGGACGCGGCCGCCCGCGCCGCCGACCAGCTGGCCGCGGCTGGTGTGCGGGTCACCTGCCTGCCCCAGGGCGACTGCGCGGCCCTGGAACGACGCGGCCTGCGCACCGCCCCCGTACGGCTCCTGCGGGCCGCCGGTGTGCGCGTGGCGGCCGGCAGTGGGGCGCTACGGGACGCCGGGAACCCGGTCGGGCGCGGCGACCCGCTGGAGGCCGCGTACCTGCTGGCCTCCCAGGGAGGGCTCCGGGCGGGCGAGGCGTACGAGTCCGTCAGCAGCTGCGCCCGCGAGGCCATGGGACTGCCGGAGGTCCGCGTGGAGGCCGGTTTCCCGGCGGAGCTGCTCGCCGTGCGCGGCGACCGGATCGCGGGCGTGCTGTCCCTCGCCTACAGCCGGATCGTGATCCACCGCGGGCGCGTGGTAGCCCGTACGAGTGCCGTACGGGAGTACTGCGACTCCGCCGTCGCGGTGGCCCTGGACCTGCCCCGGCAGGGCCGTACGGAGACGGGGCCCTGA
- a CDS encoding pyridoxal phosphate-dependent aminotransferase, with product MTSATPSSERRVSARIGAISESATLAVDAKAKALKAAGRPVIGFGAGEPDFPTPDYIVEAAVEACRNPKYHRYTPAGGLPELKTAIAAKTLRDSGYQVDASQVLVTNGGKQAIYEAFAAVLDPGDEVIVPAPYWTTYPESIRLAGGVPVEVVADETTGYRVSVEQLEAARTERTKVVLFVSPSNPTGSVYSEADAKAIGEWAAEHGLWVLTDEIYEHLVYGEAKFTSLPVLVPALRDKCIIVNGVAKTYAMTGWRVGWVIAPQDVIKAATNLQSHATSNVSNVAQVAALAAVSGNLDAVAEMRKAFDRRRQTMVKMLNEIDGVFCPTPEGAFYAYPSVKELIGKEIRGKRPQSSVELAALILDEVEVAVVPGEAFGTPGYLRLSYALGDEDLVEGVSRIQKLLAEAKA from the coding sequence ATGACCTCTGCAACGCCTTCCTCCGAGCGCCGGGTGTCCGCCCGTATCGGCGCCATTTCCGAGTCCGCCACCCTCGCCGTGGACGCCAAGGCCAAGGCCCTCAAGGCCGCCGGGCGCCCGGTGATCGGCTTCGGCGCGGGCGAGCCCGACTTCCCGACCCCGGACTACATCGTCGAGGCTGCGGTCGAGGCCTGCCGCAACCCCAAGTACCACCGCTACACGCCGGCCGGCGGCCTGCCCGAGCTGAAGACCGCCATCGCCGCCAAGACGCTGCGCGACTCCGGCTACCAGGTCGACGCCTCGCAGGTCCTGGTGACCAACGGCGGCAAGCAGGCGATCTACGAGGCCTTCGCCGCCGTCCTGGACCCGGGTGACGAGGTCATCGTCCCGGCTCCGTACTGGACCACCTACCCGGAGTCCATCCGTCTCGCCGGCGGCGTCCCGGTCGAGGTCGTCGCCGACGAGACCACCGGCTACCGCGTCTCCGTCGAGCAGCTGGAGGCCGCGCGCACCGAGCGCACCAAGGTCGTCCTGTTCGTCTCCCCGTCCAACCCGACCGGCTCGGTCTACAGCGAGGCCGACGCGAAGGCGATCGGCGAGTGGGCCGCCGAGCACGGCCTGTGGGTGCTCACGGACGAGATCTACGAGCACCTCGTCTACGGCGAGGCGAAGTTCACCTCGCTGCCGGTCCTGGTCCCGGCCCTGCGCGACAAGTGCATCATCGTCAACGGCGTCGCCAAGACGTACGCGATGACCGGCTGGCGCGTGGGCTGGGTCATCGCCCCGCAGGACGTCATCAAGGCGGCGACCAACCTGCAGTCGCACGCCACCTCCAACGTCTCCAACGTGGCCCAGGTCGCCGCGCTGGCCGCCGTCTCGGGCAACCTCGACGCGGTCGCGGAGATGCGCAAGGCCTTCGACCGCCGCCGCCAGACGATGGTGAAGATGCTCAACGAGATCGACGGGGTCTTCTGCCCGACCCCCGAGGGCGCGTTCTACGCGTACCCGTCGGTCAAGGAGCTCATCGGCAAGGAGATCCGCGGCAAGCGCCCGCAGAGCTCCGTCGAGCTCGCCGCCCTGATCCTGGACGAGGTCGAGGTCGCGGTCGTCCCGGGCGAGGCCTTCGGCACCCCCGGCTACCTGCGCCTGTCCTACGCCCTGGGCGACGAGGACCTGGTGGAGGGCGTGTCCCGCATCCAGAAGCTCCTGGCGGAGGCCAAGGCCTAG
- a CDS encoding SDR family oxidoreductase gives MRIVIAGGHGQIALRLERLLAARGYEVAGIVRDPAQGDDLRQAGAEPVLCDLESASVEHVAGILQGADVAVFAAGAGPGSGIGRKDTVDRGAAVLFADAAERARVRRFLMVSSMGADAHHGGEEVFDAYLRAKGEADDHVRTRLGLEWTVLRPGSLIDDAGTGLVRLEAQTGRGAVPRDDVAAVLAELIETPATAGLTLELVSGSTPVDVAVKDVAGN, from the coding sequence ATGCGCATCGTCATCGCGGGTGGACACGGTCAGATCGCGCTGCGGCTGGAGCGCCTGCTCGCCGCGCGCGGGTACGAGGTCGCGGGCATCGTCCGTGACCCGGCACAGGGCGACGACCTGAGGCAGGCGGGCGCCGAGCCGGTGCTCTGCGATCTGGAATCGGCGTCGGTGGAGCATGTGGCGGGGATCCTGCAGGGCGCGGACGTGGCGGTGTTCGCGGCCGGTGCGGGCCCCGGCAGCGGGATCGGGCGGAAGGACACCGTGGACCGGGGCGCGGCGGTGCTGTTCGCCGATGCCGCCGAACGGGCGCGCGTACGGCGCTTCCTGATGGTCTCTTCGATGGGTGCGGACGCACACCACGGGGGTGAGGAGGTCTTTGACGCGTACCTGCGGGCCAAGGGCGAGGCCGATGACCACGTACGGACCCGTCTGGGCCTGGAGTGGACGGTACTGCGCCCCGGTTCGCTGATCGACGACGCCGGGACGGGCCTGGTCCGCCTGGAGGCGCAGACGGGCCGCGGGGCCGTCCCGCGCGACGATGTGGCGGCGGTGCTGGCCGAACTGATCGAGACCCCGGCGACGGCGGGCCTGACCCTGGAGCTGGTCTCCGGTTCGACGCCGGTCGACGTGGCCGTGAAGGACGTCGCGGGCAACTGA
- a CDS encoding TetR/AcrR family transcriptional regulator: MVRMSADERRESVIRAAVHEFARGGYYGTSTEAIAKRVGVSQPYLFRLFPSKQAIFLAAAERCLMETRDLFAAAAEGLQGEEATQAMANAYTRLIAEDPDKLQMQLQMYVSVAAAEAAGDRELGELVRKGWMELWDTVHVPFGGDVREATAFMAYGMLINTLAAMGFPPGHRVWEGLYPSAGAEGRLEK, encoded by the coding sequence ATGGTCAGGATGAGTGCAGATGAGCGGCGTGAGAGCGTCATCCGTGCTGCGGTGCACGAGTTCGCGCGCGGCGGTTACTACGGGACCTCGACCGAGGCGATCGCCAAGCGGGTGGGGGTTTCGCAGCCGTACCTCTTCCGGCTCTTCCCCAGCAAGCAGGCGATCTTCCTGGCGGCCGCCGAGCGCTGCCTGATGGAGACGCGCGACCTCTTCGCCGCCGCCGCCGAAGGGCTGCAAGGGGAGGAGGCCACGCAGGCGATGGCGAACGCCTACACCCGGCTGATCGCCGAGGACCCCGACAAGCTCCAGATGCAGCTCCAGATGTACGTCAGCGTCGCCGCCGCCGAGGCGGCTGGGGACCGCGAGCTCGGCGAGCTCGTGCGCAAGGGCTGGATGGAGCTCTGGGACACGGTCCACGTGCCCTTCGGTGGGGACGTCCGCGAGGCCACGGCCTTCATGGCGTACGGAATGCTGATCAACACCCTCGCCGCCATGGGCTTCCCGCCCGGGCACCGGGTTTGGGAGGGGCTGTATCCGTCGGCGGGTGCCGAGGGGCGTCTGGAGAAGTGA
- a CDS encoding DUF3291 domain-containing protein, giving the protein MPDMPWSTPTQAAPDSEVYVMASRFETATLAGAVKFFLKAPGIILQIRKAPGAHGVALRARIFSRTFLTLSAWEDRDALYRFARSEPHRSSSRAASAYMKESAFTYWTVRADELPLGWAEAERRLAEQKTDY; this is encoded by the coding sequence ATGCCCGACATGCCCTGGTCCACGCCCACCCAGGCCGCCCCCGACTCCGAGGTCTACGTCATGGCCTCCCGCTTCGAGACCGCCACGCTCGCCGGCGCCGTCAAGTTCTTCCTCAAGGCGCCCGGCATCATCCTCCAGATCCGCAAGGCCCCCGGTGCCCACGGCGTCGCCCTGCGCGCCCGCATCTTCAGCCGCACCTTCCTCACCCTCTCCGCGTGGGAGGACCGGGACGCGCTCTACCGCTTCGCCCGCAGCGAGCCCCACCGCTCCAGCTCCCGCGCCGCCAGCGCGTACATGAAGGAATCGGCCTTCACCTACTGGACCGTGCGGGCCGACGAGCTCCCCCTCGGTTGGGCCGAGGCCGAACGCCGCCTCGCCGAGCAGAAGACGGACTACTGA